Within the Streptomyces sp. R41 genome, the region GCGCCCACATCAGCGCGGCCTCGGGGGTCGGTTCCTCGGCCAGCCAGCGTTCGGCGAGGTCGGAGTCGGCGGCCTCGGAAGCCAGGACCAGGGAACGGTGGGCGCGCAGTCCGAAGTCACCGCGTGTCTCCGCCAGGGCTTCGTGGGCGCTCAGATAGCGGCCGGCCCGGACATCCACGCAGACGCTCGCGAGTCTGCGGTCGTCGGCCGCCGGATGCCACACATACTGCCCCTCGAATAACCCCGCGGCCATCTTCCCCTGTCCATCCCCGTACGACGCTTCACAGTTGCGCAACAGGCACCCTACTCAGCATCAAGGGGAACCGGAACGGCGTTTGCGAAATACCTGGTTCCGCCTCGCCCACGGTTATACGGAGAGCGAAAGGATTTCTTGAGGATTGTTCAATGATTAGTTCAATGCGGCACTATTCGGTGCCCACGGATCCGCTGTGAACGCCATCCGGATAGAATGTCCCCCAGGAATATGCCGACATCTCACCGCACCCCGGGAAGCCCCATTCACGACCTCGCCGCACACCTGCGCCGACTGCCGCCTTCCTGCGGCCCCGTCCGCCTGATCGGCGTCGACGGGCACGCGGGCTCCGGAAAAACCACATTCGCCGGGCAGTTGGCGGCGGCACTGGGCGACGCGCCCGTGCTGCACCTCGACGACATAGCGACGCACGAGGAGCTCTTCGCCTGGACGGAGCGGCTGCTGCGCCAGGTGGTCGAGCCGCTGCGCCGGGGCGAGGCCGCGCACTACACCCCGTACGACTGGATCGCCCGGACTTTCGGCCCGGCCCGTGCGCTGCCGCCCGCGCCCGTGATCCTCCTGGAAGGCGTCGGCGCGGGCCGACGCGCGATGCGCCCGTTCCTGGCGCGACTGCTGTGGATGGAGTTGCCGCACGACGAAGCGTGGACGCGCGGGCGGGTCCGGGACGGGGAGGCGCAGAGCGAGTTCTGGGCCGGATGGGTCCGCGCGGAGCGCCAACACTTCACCAAGGACCCCTCAAGGCCGTTCGCCGATCTTCTGGTGCGGCAGTGTTCTGAGGGGTACGAGGTGCTGCCGGGGCCAGTTGAGACGCCAGGACCGGACCACATCATCACTCACGGTGACGGACCATCCGCAGTGTGCTGAACGTGTGAAGACCCCTGCATGAGAAGTTCCCTCAGTGCTTCAACTCGGCTTGACCGGGGGGCCGTACAGGACTTACGTTCTCAATGTGCGGCTTTCGAGGCCGCCCGCAGTCGCGAAGCCCCCGGTTGTTCCCCCGTGATCGGGGGCTTCGTTCTGCCCAGACCCTCTCTTTCCGGGCGCTGCGTGCCGTGATTCGCTCACCCTCGGTCACCGTGCGAAGTGCGCCCCATCTGCTCCCACCTCGTGGAACGGGGTGTGGCGGCACCCTTCGGCCCGCGTATGCACCGCAGGTACGATGCCTCTCGGTGCGACCTTCGGACGGCTGCTCTGCGCACCGATGCAACTCCCGTCCGCGGCACGGCGGTTCGACCAAAGCTGCCGACGGGCACCGGCCCGGCGGCGAGGGGGTGTCCTGATCCACGAGACACTCCCTGACCATCGGGGGCACGGTTTGTGGGGGACGTGATGGACTTCGGCACGCAGGGCCCTCAGGCCCCGGCCGACCTCGCCTGGCTGCGAGGTGTGGATGCCTACACGATGGGCGCCTATCCGCAGGCGGAGGAGGAGTTCCGCGCCGCGGTCCGGATGGACCCTGGCATGGCGGACGGCTGGC harbors:
- a CDS encoding uridine kinase, yielding MPTSHRTPGSPIHDLAAHLRRLPPSCGPVRLIGVDGHAGSGKTTFAGQLAAALGDAPVLHLDDIATHEELFAWTERLLRQVVEPLRRGEAAHYTPYDWIARTFGPARALPPAPVILLEGVGAGRRAMRPFLARLLWMELPHDEAWTRGRVRDGEAQSEFWAGWVRAERQHFTKDPSRPFADLLVRQCSEGYEVLPGPVETPGPDHIITHGDGPSAVC